The following nucleotide sequence is from candidate division TA06 bacterium.
GACACTGGACATTATGACATTGTGGTAGGTTCCCGCAGAAACGAGTTCAGTAGAATGTCGTTTGCCCGTTTTCTGAGTAACAGCATAACTACTACTGTTGTCTCGATTCTGGCCGGAACGAAGATAGCTGACAGCCAGTCCGGCTATCGCATCATCAGGTCAGCAGTTCTGAAAAGTGTGAAACTGAAGACCTCGCGCTACCAGATGGAATCAGAACTTCTGATCAAGGCTGCCCGGCAGGGGTTCAGGATTGGGTCTCTTGAAATAAAAAACATTCCCGGAAATACCAGCCATATAAGCCATCTCAAGGATACACTCAGATTTATCAGAATGGCCCTGCAAACCCTTTGGGCTTAATAAATAAACTTTAATTGAGAAATCCCCAGAGACTTTGCCTTTTAATGGGTGTGTCTCTGCGTCTCTGTGGCGAAAGTTCATGAACAAAAAACCGATCATCCTGATCACCAACGACGACGGCATCAACGCCGAGGGCATCAAGCGCCTGCGCCGGGCCCTGGACAAGCTGGGCGCCACCTATGTCTTCGCCCCCATGTCCGAGAAGAGCGGGGCCAGCCATTCCTTTTCCCTGCGCAAACCGCTGGAAGTGGAATGGCGCGACCGCCGCACCGCCGCAGTGGACGGAACGCCCACCGACTGCGTGATGCTGGCGGTGCGGGGCCTTTTAAAAGTAAAACCCAACCTGGTGGTCTCGGGCATCAACCACGGGCCAAATCTGGGCGACGACGTCACCTATTCCGGCACGGTGGCCGGGGCCATGGAGGGCACCCTGCTGGACATCCCGTCCATCGCGGTCTCCTGCGTCTCCTGGAGCAAATGCGATCTCCGGGCTGCGGCCTTTTATGCCCGCCGGGTGGCGGA
It contains:
- the surE gene encoding 5'/3'-nucleotidase SurE; its protein translation is MNKKPIILITNDDGINAEGIKRLRRALDKLGATYVFAPMSEKSGASHSFSLRKPLEVEWRDRRTAAVDGTPTDCVMLAVRGLLKVKPNLVVSGINHGPNLGDDVTYSGTVAGAMEGTLLDIPSIAVSCVSWSKCDLRAAAFYARRVAEVVLKKGLSKNTLLNVNVPSLPLAKIKGLKVTRLGKRIYRDLIVEHKRPGGKKYFMIDGLDPDWKKEPGTDFEAIEQQMVSVTPFHLDWTNHGELSRLKKWEKLFK
- a CDS encoding glycosyltransferase family 2 protein; this encodes MFMKTAVIIPAYNADATLKLLLARLLEFAPKHDIIVIDDGSSDGTPTCLNTLQRSSTAEAAKLSGVELIIHPHNKGKGAALKSGFKLALQKGYEAVITIDADGQHDPKYIPALADILDTGHYDIVVGSRRNEFSRMSFARFLSNSITTTVVSILAGTKIADSQSGYRIIRSAVLKSVKLKTSRYQMESELLIKAARQGFRIGSLEIKNIPGNTSHISHLKDTLRFIRMALQTLWA